One part of the Halobacteriovoraceae bacterium genome encodes these proteins:
- a CDS encoding pentapeptide repeat-containing protein has translation MKTLTEIYIPFFSETKSESIYEVIENETVTDQNLKGMTLSGSLFSQTTFKNVTFDSCVFFSSKFENCSFIGCTFLNCTFKFSSISSCNLKASEFVSCNWSTSVIQKSELTYCFLDRSTMKSINRSKNIVESCNTSANLKLQQVLEHKKAA, from the coding sequence ATGAAAACCCTTACAGAAATCTACATTCCCTTCTTCAGCGAAACAAAAAGTGAATCGATTTATGAGGTTATCGAAAATGAAACAGTAACTGATCAAAATCTCAAGGGAATGACGTTATCTGGCTCCCTCTTCTCCCAAACAACTTTCAAAAACGTGACCTTCGATTCCTGTGTGTTTTTCTCGTCTAAATTCGAAAATTGCTCTTTCATTGGTTGTACGTTCCTTAATTGCACATTCAAATTTTCAAGTATTTCGAGCTGCAACTTGAAGGCCAGTGAATTTGTAAGCTGCAACTGGAGTACATCAGTCATTCAAAAGTCTGAACTAACTTATTGTTTTTTGGATAGATCGACTATGAAATCGATTAATAGAAGCAAAAACATTGTTGAGAGCTGCAACACATCTGCAAATCTTAAATTGCAGCAGGTACTTGAGCATAAAAAAGCAGCATAA